The Montipora foliosa isolate CH-2021 chromosome 1, ASM3666993v2, whole genome shotgun sequence DNA segment ATgcaaatgaacgtgaatgaaataataatatctgataataataataagctcaacgaggtcggaccgaaggagctgtgctgccggctaggcgctcggcccctgaacaccaCCCATATGTGACCTCGGCaccacagcaccacagcctgatggaataggccaggagtcgattttgaggagggaggaaaaccggagtacccggaaaaaaaccctcggagtcagattaaaccaccctgactccccctGACTCCCGGGAGTCACCCTGACTCCCCCACATGAatgtagatgaaggtatattgAGGTAAACGAACGGtgtaaatgaaggaaaatgacggtaaatgaacgtgattgaaggtagatggaagtgaatgaaggtatattaaggtaaatgaacatgattgaaggtagatgaaagtaaatgaatttagctgaaggtaaatgaacgtgaatgaaggtatattagggtaaatgaacatgaatgaaggtaaatgacggTAAATGAATgtgattgaaggtagatgaaggtatatgagggttAATGATTATTATTGAAGGTAAATGATGGTAAATGACCAGGAGTGAATGTATATTGGTGCAAATgatgatatttttttataaatggaGGTAAATAGATATAGATGAATTAGGTAAATTTATATGGATGACTGAATTGTGGGAAACTGAATAATTTAGCGTGTCTCACGTCGTTGGGGACCCTTGGTGGGTATATGCATGAGGTCTTTCCTGACTGAACTGTTCGCGTCTAACAGTGAGGGCCTTAGAGGAGCACTGGGTTTGAGAGTCCACCTTGGCGATGTGACGTCACTTATATTGAAAGTACTGAGTTGTAAATGCATAGTGAGCATCACGCGCTTTGTTCGAATTGGAGTCGTTgccgaacatttgatttcatttcttcCCCCGAACCAGCATCAGATAATAAAATGCCGCTGGTATTTCTTGAACAAATGCCTCTTCCGACGCTTAAATCGTATGTGACTGTCAGCGTACTGTTGTTTCTGTCCGCCATTCTTTATACTTTGAATGTGACTGTCGCTTCGGGAGAAAGCGATTTTTCGAAGATCTACGAGTTCATCACTCAAGATAACTTTTGTTTCTGGGTAAGAATTTGTGTCTTTTCTGCTGTACCTTCGTTCCACATTTTTATGATCGTCCTTGAAGCAAAATTGTGGTTCTCAATGTACAAGCTTAAACTTGTTTTTTTCAGACGAACCTGAACTTGGCTTactgttgtttatttttgctcGGGAAAGTTATCCAGAGAGTTGTGTTTGGCGATCTCCGTGCGCGTGAACTTCAGGTTGGAATATGTATTTGAATGATTtagcttaactgctgaatacccatTCAGTTATTTGCTTAATATTGATTACGTGTACTGGAACTTTCATGTTGATCGGTATATCGTGACCGATGTATCTTTTCGAATCTCTCCATGCGCACCTCGCTAAAGTTTAAAGGGTACCCATTGCAGCCAAATCGTTTTTGTAACATCGTGATGCTTGGCTTTTTTCTAATACGATGCGTCTTTGATTTCCGCTAGAATTTCTAACCTTTTTGTAATTTCTGCGAGTATTTGGCATGCACTTTGCAAACAAAGATCTGCACGCCTGCACTGAGCAGTCAATTTGCTGATCATTGATGCGGTACATGCCAGCTTAATAATTGACAGCATTTTACTCTTGATCCATTAGTTAAGGCTAATTTCAGTTTGGCATGAAGATATATATAAGCTTACTGTGAATGCCGCGCGAATATCAACGTGTACAATACTTTGCATTTTTGGTATTCATTTGCTtaataactttattgttacTCTGTATACATTTTTGACTCTCTTTCTGTTTGACGTTACTTTGCTTACTTGGCTTCATTTTGGATAATTATATTGAATATTATGTGTTTTCTAACATCACAAAGAATTTGTTTTGAAGTCCTTCTTGCCAGCGAAAAATCATAAGGGCTTTAGGAACTATAACCCTTTATTTCCTTTCACTTTTATAAAGACCTTGACTGCTCATCTAATTGCATTCACAGTTTACATCTATTTTAGTTGGTGACTCAGAATAAATACAAAAAAGGGTTTAATTTGCTGAGAACcgcttaaaaagaaaacacatgATAAATACCTCTTTTTCTCAGAAATTATTCATCTTTTAGTTACAGTATGACATGGATGCAATAAATGTATTATttgaataggccacttcgaaaaataccataatactctttgtttgtccccccaaattttgtataagcattgtttccaatttttcttgggacttacaatggtcccaagagaaaataaaaacaatgctcatgcaaaaaatgggggggggggggggggacaagcaaagagtattatggtattttccaaagtggcctattgcagCTCAGAGATGGGAGAAGTGATCATCAAATCCTTTCACAGGAATACATGTGATACTGTGAAAACTGCTTCCAGCTGAGTATcccagttggtagagcattgcaccaacATCGCAGAGGTCAAAGGGTTCATATCCCATTGACACCAACGGAATTTTTTAAGTGTCTATATTAAGAGACAATAAATTGCTTACCTAAATTGTCTGGTGCCAGGATGATGACTTCTCCCTTTCAAGTATGGCGTGGGTGACTACCAGTTCATTACTTTAAGCATTCAAGGAAGGCATGCTGACTTTCTCAGCGATCACTTTGATTAagactaaaaaaagaaaaactactgATTAATCAATACGTCACGTCAGGGTACAAGTTTTTTTACAACTCACTCAGAAGAAGACCTAAGCAAAATCTAAAGCTAAAAAGATGCCAGTACCTGTGAATATGTatttgaagtttgaccagttgcAAATAACAGTTTAAGCTATACTGATTAGATGAAGAAGTACTAACAACTGTTTTCACATGTATTCTTGTGAGGGAAAAGTTTGTTGAAGTGAAAGGATATAGgttttgactgcttaacccattgacaactCAAATGCCCTgtaggacacccccagttgatctggttttagacagagtaacatcTATCAAGTCTCGCTCCCAtggggtcaatgggtttaagCAACTTTCCGTTAACCTTGGAGGTTAAGAACCTTTCCCTTAACCTTAACCTTAAccttggaggcagtgtggtctagtggttagagcgttgggtttgcatgcggctgctccgggttcaaatcccgtcctaacctctggcttggatttgtttccggttgtcctggattcaactctaccacgctttgtaaatagccaactggttgcctcccgccagttggggttcttaataatgttcctattaagtttgaattgttactttcatgttgttaacagtggagtgcctgtaaactagcttgatagccaagtgcacttccactataaacaaagcaaccTTCTTCTTTACAGCAAATTCAAGACAGATTTTGGAACTTTATCTTTTACAAGTTCATCTTCATCTTTGGAGTGCTAAATGTCCAGCGATTCACTGAAGTAATGTGGTGGACAGCTTGGTTTACATTGGTGGGCTTCTTCCATCTTTTTACCCAGCTCTGTAAGGAAAGGTTTGATTATGTAAGTGTGTAAGTCTTTTTGGTGACAGCATTATAAATTTGTCTTGATTTcatccattgaaaaaaaaatgtcattttgaaTTCCAAAATTAGCTGGTATTACAATGTAAATGGAATGTTctttcgagaaaaaaaaccaGAATATCTCAGAGAAATGCAGTGTTATTCCAATGatcataattatttatttcagtGAGAGAACCAGCGAAATGAAGGCTTAAAGCGATTCACCTTTTGACACACCTTTTTGAAACATTCAGTCTGTTCTCTTAGCTGGATTTGAGCCTGCACTGTCCTGTTATTGTTCAAGTGTGCTGACTGCTTAACCATCAGGAAACACCACACTGGAAATGTGGCTGATGTCGTGTGTTGGTCACTTGAGGATCCATCTGAGCACCAAACATTTCTAGTGTGTACCCTTCCTCCACAGCTTCAAGCAACGTTTCCTGTTAACAAAAGAGATATGGACATTTTGAGTACatttcaaatctaaaaaaaaattgatactaGTGGTACATGTAGGTCTGTTACTCTGCTTGGGGCAGTTCTGCACTGGGTTTTATTTCACTTACTGTGCCATCATTTGAAACATCTCATACAATCATGACTGCaggagctgtttttttttttttgcaatcatGAAAATTGGATGCATTTTACAAAGGGTTTGTTAGCTCATTGGTTTCTTTGGATATTGGGTATTAAATCAGGTTTTTGGTTATTGCCGAAATACCAGCCGATGGCAATTACCAGTATTTGGTGGACTACTGTTTTCACCCCAGCTACTTTAATGAGAATTGATAGGATGCAAATGTTGTTGTTCTCAATATTAAGGGCTTTGTTGCTCCCTGCTATAGCAATTATCCTGCCCCTATCGATATCAAATAATATAACTATTAAAAAGATAACCACAAACTcttataaatacatgtaatggTAATAATTCTGATTCAATTAAGAGTGATAAAATTTGTCGTTTGAAACTAGTTGCTCACAGTAAATACAGGTGTACTTGGTGAAATGACCCTTCTTTCTTGTTTGGTTTTGTTAGTTGTCTTTTTCACCAACGACATCTCCGTGGACACATGCAAAGGTCATTGGATTGCTCAATGTTCTGGCATTATGCTGTAATGGGTTGTTGTTCATCTGTCTTTTTGTTGGCTGGCCAGGTGGCATTCACACTTTTACCTTCATGTTGGCTGAGGTTTGTAATCTTGCTGTATTTTCTGTGGGGTTGTAAAAGACTTCAGTCATTTTGGTGAAGTTTTTAAAAGCAGTGTTTACTTAGATATTgattaacatacatgtatgtgttttCCTCTTTCAGTGTATGCTTTTGTTTATCAAAGTAATCCATGCATTGATAAGGTACAGTAAATCCTTGGTCTAGTATCCTCTCCAATCCTTTCTTGTTTTGATATTACTTTAACTGTAGGGAGCTCACGTAagggctaaccctaaccctaaccctaactgtTATGAAAAACTATCCAAAAAGCTCACAATTTTGCAATAAATTAAAGGGCTGGGGCCTTTTAGTAGTTGATAAAAGAGTAAATCAATAGCAGAAGGAATAGAGGTGATAAAAAATTAGTGTTCATtcaaacaaactaaaattttagCACGAATGAGGTCAGTCTGCTTGTTCAAACCTGGATTCCATTCCTTAATAAGAAGCATTTCTAGTACAGTGTAGTCTGAGTATGCAAAACTGGTGTTCATTGGTGGTCTGCATCTCCATGAGCTTCCAAAAAcattcttttttccttctgcAATTGAtatattgttttatttattatttatacatTTCTCATCATTTATCATTTTGACCTGATAATGATGTTACATGTAGCTTAATGTCgaagttttgttgttttaacaaACATTTTCTTAATGTgtttttaagaaacattttaaTCATGGTTTTTTTTATAGTTGAATGTTTTGAAAAATCACTTCTAATTGACCATtgtacagttctgtgctcagttaccacgCCTTTAAATAACAGTGCGGCTGGAGTTGACCtcgttttgatacaaacctcaatgcttttcttttgtaaatcatcttcttcttgttgtaatgctaaaTGGTATCAAAAAAGGTCAACTCCAGCTTTGCTTTTATTCAAACACGTAGTAATtaaagcacagaactgtaaagtGGCCAATTCAGATTCATGAGGCTGTGGCCCAGCAATCTGAGTTGGAAATTAATTGCACGGACGGGAAAGACTACTTAAGTTGGGTGCTacgatttaaaataaacaattatAATCACTGGCAGTATAGTTACTGTAGCAAAATTAGTTTTGCATCTCGGTATGTTTCAGTGGTGCTATAATGTATGGCATGAACTGAGTAGTGAATGAATGATTCTTTTTAGATATGGGATCCATCTCTGGGATGTGGGACATACAACGATGTGGGAGGGACGAAGCACTTGGAGCTACAATACAGATCTTATCATGAACTTAGCAATGTACACCATCGATTTTGCTCATCACTTGCATATGTTGGTAAGATGGAACATCGAATTGTTTGTCTTGCATAATTTATGACGAGGACAGGAACTGGATACAATAATGTAAATGTGAATTTAAGGGGATATGGATAGTTGGCCAGCTGATATGTGCATTGGATAGCCTTGCAGCAATGCTTCATTAAGGAACTAGATTTGTATGTCAGAGTTTCCTTCAAATCCTACTTTGACTGCCGTCCAGATAACTTGTCTGTGCTCCCTATTTTAACCCATCATTATGTCCTAATGCACCGACAGGTTGCTTTCTGGCTGTTGGTATTAGGAGGATTGTTATGGAAACCACTTGTCCACTGGTAACAATAAAGTTCATTTTAGCCACGCTCCCAAAACATTGTGTCCTAGATTAGGAAATAAAATTACTCTATATTCAACCATCACCGAGATGAGTGGTTTGGTTTTCTCTTCAAGGTTTTTGGCAAGGGGCTTTGTCTTGCATTGGTTTCTGGGCTGTGCTTTGCTTAGTCtggttattttgttttaattaatttgtgCAGTTTCCTTTGTACTGTCTTTGTCCAATAAATCTGATaagctaaaataaaataatactgGGCCCTCCCTCAAAATAATGTCCAAGTTTGgtgataataaattataatttacaTGGTTCTCACTTACATGCAACTTTCTTTATTTTAGTTATGGTCAAATATCTTCTTGAGCATGGCAAGTTTGGTGCTGTGTATGCAACTGCGACATCTTTTCTATGAAATCCAGAAAAAGCTGGCAAAGCACAGAAATTACCTGAGAATCATCAGGTGCATGGAATCAAGGTCAATACAAAGTGTACTTTTTATCCTGATTGTTCTCTCGTACATTATGTGGCATCAGGTACTTTTGATAGTGTTAGCAACCACAAGAGCaatagctacaatcttggacaaaataaaatgaaaaagttagtatccccctcccccctccccccaaaaatcaatgatgaatctgTGTGCAAGTTGAAGCCCACcattttttcatcattgaaattggggggaggggtggtcttcattttccattAGAAATGTCTTAGATTGTAGGCTGCAAAAGAGGTTTGATGAGCAAACATAACTgtgctgtacatgtatgtgcagTATGTGTTTCAGTGCATTGGGGTAGCTCTTCAATGGACCAGAATTCCAGATCCAGATCCAAACTCCAGATGTGTGAATCCTTgggacttacatgtacatgatccTTTAATAGCATTCTGAACAAATGGatatgttgcaggtcattttgttccttgcATGTAGGTTACATTGCAACCAAAcaaggtcattttgtttcaacctacaGTAGGTCAACTTGTTTCAACCGAGGTCAAGTTGTTCCAACCTGTAGATCGGTtttggggcaggtacaaaacacaggtcacatgtcacaggtcattgttttaccaacaaccctaactgtttacaaatcctaacattaggcctaaaagcttttctttaggcctaatttaggcttaaggttagctagCTTTAttaaatgtttaggatagtgcCTGTATTGGTAAAATAGTGACCCgcgacctgtgttttgtaccagCTCCAAAGTGGCTAGCTTGAAACAACTTGATGTAAGTTGAAACAAGTTAACCcaggttgaaacaaaataacctagtttggttgcaatttAACCTACATGTAAGGAACACAATGACCTGCAACTATTTGTCAGATACATGCTTTAGTTGCACATGTTAACTTGCAAATTTACAAAAACTCAGAACTAGAAGTACTTTGatgttcaaatattttcaaacaaaattaatacataCTGTAAATGATAATTTGCAATGTGTGCTTCAGTTATTTGAACTTCAGTATTGAATCAATTCGGTTAAATTCATTGTTAATTTAGGTTTCCTTTGGCAACTGAAGAGGAACTGATCAAAAATAATGATGACTGTGCCATTTGCTGGGACTCCATGGCATCAGCAAGGAAGCTACCTTGTGGTCATCTTTTTCACAAGTGAGACatcttgttttttgttgttattttgtaagaaataaattattttggatACTGGTACTACTTTTCCAGTGCTGGAACAAGTTCAGAATGAACATTTAAGAGAATAGTTGTATTGGAAAAGTCATAATTCAAAATGGAAAGGTTACTACTGCTACATGAAGTTGCAACAACTAATGACTAGTTCAAACTCTTGGGGATACTGTGTCCTCAATAGTGTTAATTTCACAGTATTATAGTGTCCTTAAGTAGTAGTGTTATATGATCTAATGAATTGAATTTCAAAGGGACTAAACTGAAAGGCTCTCAATGAT contains these protein-coding regions:
- the LOC137992613 gene encoding E3 ubiquitin-protein ligase AMFR-like, encoding MHSEHHALCSNWSRCRTFDFISSPEPASDNKMPLVFLEQMPLPTLKSYVTVSVLLFLSAILYTLNVTVASGESDFSKIYEFITQDNFCFWTNLNLAYCCLFLLGKVIQRVVFGDLRARELQQIQDRFWNFIFYKFIFIFGVLNVQRFTEVMWWTAWFTLVGFFHLFTQLCKERFDYLSFSPTTSPWTHAKVIGLLNVLALCCNGLLFICLFVGWPGGIHTFTFMLAECMLLFIKVIHALIRYGIHLWDVGHTTMWEGRSTWSYNTDLIMNLAMYTIDFAHHLHMLLWSNIFLSMASLVLCMQLRHLFYEIQKKLAKHRNYLRIIRCMESRFPLATEEELIKNNDDCAICWDSMASARKLPCGHLFHNSCLRSWLENDTSCPTCRQSLADDLQPEQEGERQPRGMAAFMMGRGLRRNHFFHFDGSQIASWFPSFSVEVMHTRADNLAEGQLPESRIEAMAHQIQAMFPHMPFNIIMDDLRHTHSVEVTTDNILEGNIAVPSVWTPPDEQWTQEDSELLQIAQPDSVASSDSCEETESYAAEEEQEPVSTTDEIILEESPALEEKPASSRSENVKEHETCSSSLEPKTTAGVIHRSASSSSLEFSLEPSVRQSMLLTRKEAMLQQARRRFLDKEAVSKPDSSD